Within the bacterium genome, the region GTTGTGGTAGACAAAGACGCGCCCATATCGCCGATCGCAGAAAAGGGCGCCCCCCCGGACTCTGATCTCGTCCGGGGTCCTGATCCAGCTTGAGGTCTTCCTGTCAAACTCCCCAAGCTCCTGCAGCGCCCGATAGTGCTGCTCCGTGAGCAGCTCAAGGCCCATGTCCGAGGCCGTTTCCAACGCGCATCCCTTGGGCTTGTTTTCCTTTCGCGCGTCCAGGGCGTCGCGATCATAGCAAAGCGGCGGCGGCCCATGGGGCTTTCCGGCGAGCAATCGCAGAAGACGACCCCGCCGCTCTCCTGGTCCCTTCCCACCACATCCGGCTCCCCGCCCGTGGTCTCCATCCCTTGCAGCACCGCGACTTTTGCGGGATGGGCTTCCAGCCTGGCCAGGACCAGACTCCAGTCCATCCCGCCATGACGAATCATGTGCTGCCGGAAGCGCTCTTCCAGCGTGTTGATCAACTCCTGATGTTGGGCCGCCTTCACTCCTCACTCTCCTTCAACCTGTTGTCCTGGCCGACTTCGCACTTCGTTCAGGGCGGAGCCGCCGGCTCCACGACGATTGTTGTGGAGGCTCGATGACGTTGGCCACGCCCGTGGCGCCAACTGACGGCCCACCCGGATAAGGGCGCGCAAGCCTTCCACCCTGTCATTCCACATGGGATCTCCGGTTCGTGCGGCAGGTCGTGGGCCAAGGTGCCCATTCAGCGAAGGATTGGCAAGCAGAAGATGGCCGGGCACACCAAAGTGGGATCCAGCGGAATAAGCGAATCATCTTCAGTTTCACAACGAGGCTGCCGATGTATGTGGCAGGTCACATGGGCTGACGGTTGCACGTCAAGGGACGCCGCCACCCTGAATCAGACCCCCGGAGGGTTGATGGAGTCCTTGACCAATGTGCTCGGCCTGCGGGCCATCCTGGACGCCCTGCCCGCCTTGGTGCTGGTGGTGGACGAGGATGTGCGTGTATTGGACAACAATCGGGCGGCCACCCAGATCCTGCTCGGTGGGCAGGATTCCCAGCTTGTGGGGCTGCGGCGGGCCGGCGACGCCATGCTCTGCATCCATGCCACCGAGACGCCGGCCGGCTGCGGGCACTCGCCCCATTGCCGCCAATGCGTCATCCGTGGCTCGGTGGGAGAGGCCGCCCGCGGCCGCATCGTGGTGCGTCGCCGGGCGCGCATGGAGCTGCACCGCGCCGACGTGGTCGAGGAGATCTGCGCCCTGGTCACCGCCACGCCGCTCCAGTACATGGACCAGGCGCGCGTCCTGCTCGTCATTGACAACATCAGCGAGCTGACCGACATCCAGTCCTTCCTCCCCATCTGCTCCGTCTGCAAGAAGATCCGGCCGGACGAGCAGACCTGGCTGCCGCTCGAGAGCTACTTCAAGACCTACTGGGACGTGGACTTCTCCCACAGCTACTGCCCGGCCTGCCTGGAGGAGGAGCGGGGCCGCATGCTGGCGGACCATGCCGCGGGTCAATCCTCTCCATGAGGTGGAGGATCCAAGGCCGATCCCGCGCTGATCCCACACCGCGGGAGTCATGCCCAGCCCTTCCACCTGGCCGCCGGGGAGGCCTACTCCTCCGCCTGCGCCATCCAGCGGCGCAGCAGGGCCTGCCCCACTGCCAGGATGGGCGGCCCGATGAAGATGCCGATGAAGCCGAAGGCGGCCACGCCGCCGAAGACCCCCAACACGATGAGCAGGAGCGAATGTCGGCTGCCGCGGCTGATGAGGTAGGGGCGCACCAGGTTGTCGATGCTGCTGATCGCCGCCAGGCCCCACACCGCCAGGAAAAGGGCGCGGCCCCAGGATCCCTCATGCAGTAGCCAGAGGCTGGCCCCGCCCCAGAGCAGGGGCGGCCCGATGGGGATGAAGGAGAGCAGGAAGGTGCCCGAGGCCAGCAGGAAGGCGCCCGGCACGCCGGCGATGAGAAAACCGATGAGGGCGACGAGGGCCTGGGCCAGCGCCGCGCCGAAGAGTCCCTGGACAATGCTGGCCACCGTGCCGTGGGTGGTGTCCAGCAGCTCGCCGCCCAGGGGGCCGGCCAGCTTCTCCAGCCAGGCGCGGAGCTGGGCGGCCAGGACATTGCCATCGCGGTAGAGGAAGAATCCGATGAAGACGGCGAAGCCCATCTGCACCAGGCCGCGTCCCACGGCGCGA harbors:
- a CDS encoding AI-2E family transporter: MNLDQRLLQLLQLAGIALVIIACYQVLSFFIPAFLFALVTCASSWPIFEGLRRLLRGRSTPAALLMVVFMIVLFLGPTALLASSLADSVTSAVSATRNMLDTMRSLVDGGSAEPPAWLGEAPVFGPWLDAQWRDLASGGQEAAVMARRLLDPAGDLLLMAGRAVGRGLVQMGFAVFIGFFLYRDGNVLAAQLRAWLEKLAGPLGGELLDTTHGTVASIVQGLFGAALAQALVALIGFLIAGVPGAFLLASGTFLLSFIPIGPPLLWGGASLWLLHEGSWGRALFLAVWGLAAISSIDNLVRPYLISRGSRHSLLLIVLGVFGGVAAFGFIGIFIGPPILAVGQALLRRWMAQAEE